A genomic window from Desulfovibrio porci includes:
- a CDS encoding class I SAM-dependent methyltransferase: MNISIWGKDGEDYPFYDKIKFALVLRSLKKIFPLHLDSSNAVLLDVGCGYDARILQNMLPWISKGIGLDFEVAENLKRHERLSFLEGDLTDTLKNIPQESVDVIVFLSILEHLEDPVSILSDARRLLRMNGRIFFCSPTWFGKWVLERIISNKLLDPYGETPKQYNSHKMYYDPRDMWPLLVKAGFVSTEIKIWRSNFGCSISGYAEKTEASA, translated from the coding sequence ATGAACATTTCCATATGGGGAAAGGATGGAGAGGACTACCCGTTCTATGACAAAATAAAATTTGCTCTTGTCCTACGTTCATTAAAGAAAATTTTTCCGCTGCACCTCGACTCATCCAATGCTGTACTTCTTGATGTTGGTTGTGGTTATGATGCACGCATACTGCAAAATATGTTGCCCTGGATAAGCAAAGGTATCGGTCTTGACTTTGAGGTAGCTGAAAATCTGAAAAGACATGAACGCCTTTCTTTCCTGGAAGGTGATCTTACTGACACATTGAAGAATATACCTCAAGAATCAGTTGATGTTATTGTCTTTTTAAGCATTCTTGAACATCTTGAGGACCCTGTTTCTATCCTGTCTGATGCCAGACGGCTTTTGCGTATGAACGGCCGCATCTTTTTCTGCAGCCCCACATGGTTTGGAAAATGGGTGCTGGAAAGAATCATATCCAACAAACTGCTTGACCCATATGGCGAAACTCCCAAACAGTATAACTCACATAAAATGTATTATGATCCCAGAGACATGTGGCCGCTGTTAGTTAAGGCCGGGTTTGTTTCAACGGAGATCAAGATATGGCGCAGTAATTTTGGCTGCAGTATTTCTGGTTACGCGGAGAAAACAGAGGCATCTGCATGA
- a CDS encoding class I SAM-dependent methyltransferase yields the protein MNEQKQVWDPGASETFLVRLRIALARRKLLSLQKNQRQCIIDAGCGRNASFLRSVRNEFTHLIGIDFDVDAPSLERVGIQTRKSDILSELKKIESNTADVISFLSIMEHVTDHEAILAECHRVLRKGGIIFINSPSWFGKFILENIVLRFFDKKRAYAAQVDTHTTYFFGWQMWQVIKNSGFISSEIDIFYSNFFCSVSACITKRERERERERERVKLACCFFATRSQAYQLSS from the coding sequence ATGAATGAGCAAAAGCAAGTATGGGATCCGGGTGCGTCGGAAACTTTTTTGGTAAGATTACGAATCGCCCTTGCAAGGCGCAAGCTGCTTTCCTTACAAAAAAATCAAAGGCAATGCATTATTGATGCAGGCTGTGGAAGAAATGCATCGTTTTTGCGTTCCGTGCGAAACGAGTTTACGCATCTGATCGGAATTGATTTTGATGTCGACGCGCCTTCTCTTGAGCGCGTTGGAATTCAGACACGGAAAAGTGACATCCTTTCCGAGTTGAAAAAAATTGAAAGCAATACGGCGGATGTTATTAGCTTTCTGTCCATAATGGAGCATGTGACTGATCACGAGGCAATTCTTGCTGAATGCCATAGGGTTTTACGTAAGGGGGGAATTATATTCATCAATTCTCCTTCTTGGTTTGGGAAATTTATTTTGGAAAATATTGTATTGCGTTTCTTTGATAAGAAGAGGGCATATGCCGCACAGGTTGACACTCACACAACATATTTTTTCGGATGGCAAATGTGGCAAGTCATTAAAAATTCAGGTTTTATTTCTTCTGAAATAGACATATTCTATTCAAATTTTTTCTGTAGCGTAAGCGCATGTATCACTAAGAGAGAGAGAGAGAGAGAGAGAGAGAGAGAGAGAGTTAAATTGGCATGCTGCTTCTTCGCTACACGATCACAGGCATATCAGCTGTCATCCTAG
- a CDS encoding class II aldolase/adducin family protein, whose translation MSDRVLVLTSYLFEDVLDADFITFCSTLGADPDVIQGAGGNISIKNGDALCIKASGLWLKDAARKNTFVTVSRKEIVRRHRLRDENLHDLADASGLRPSIETGMHALLPHRFVVHVHCVESLALSAHRDAERAFAERLVSFRHVLVPPVRPGLPLALAVEEAMARQPDASVFVLMNHGLIVGSDTLEETRQTLNAVRDALALPVRSPSHAGTDLESLNDMNWHVPQDDFIHTVAADQETLRLVRQAPLYPDHVVFLGPIIPVAVDGECLSAAIERFERHHGFRPQWMVFPAQGVLTAPQNNVGEMAMLDALGRVGQRLRSSFRPLRTLPAGIIHDLTQWEAETYRKKISL comes from the coding sequence TTGTCTGATCGGGTACTGGTTCTAACTTCATATTTATTCGAGGATGTTTTGGACGCTGATTTCATTACTTTTTGTTCCACGCTGGGTGCTGATCCTGATGTGATTCAAGGTGCCGGCGGAAATATTTCAATCAAGAACGGTGATGCGTTGTGCATCAAGGCTTCAGGTTTGTGGCTGAAAGACGCAGCCAGAAAAAACACGTTCGTCACTGTATCCCGAAAAGAAATTGTGCGCCGTCACCGCCTGCGTGATGAAAATCTTCATGATCTTGCGGATGCCTCCGGCCTGCGCCCTTCCATTGAAACAGGCATGCATGCATTGTTGCCTCACCGCTTTGTGGTTCATGTGCACTGTGTGGAGAGTCTCGCTCTTAGTGCGCATCGCGATGCTGAACGGGCATTTGCAGAGAGGCTTGTTTCCTTCCGGCATGTGCTTGTTCCCCCTGTGCGTCCGGGATTGCCTTTGGCCCTTGCCGTTGAAGAAGCCATGGCCCGGCAACCGGACGCCAGTGTCTTTGTGCTCATGAATCATGGCCTGATTGTGGGCAGCGACACGCTGGAGGAAACCCGCCAAACCCTCAATGCCGTCCGCGACGCTCTTGCCCTGCCCGTGCGGTCGCCATCGCATGCCGGAACAGATCTTGAGTCGTTGAATGATATGAACTGGCACGTTCCCCAAGACGATTTCATCCATACGGTCGCAGCAGATCAGGAAACGTTGCGGCTTGTGCGGCAGGCTCCTTTGTACCCGGATCACGTGGTGTTTCTTGGACCAATAATTCCGGTCGCGGTCGACGGCGAGTGTCTGTCGGCTGCGATCGAAAGATTCGAACGGCATCACGGTTTCAGGCCGCAGTGGATGGTGTTCCCTGCTCAGGGCGTGCTGACCGCGCCCCAGAACAATGTTGGGGAAATGGCCATGCTGGATGCCTTGGGCAGGGTGGGCCAGCGTCTGCGATCTTCCTTCAGGCCTTTGCGCACGCTGCCGGCAGGCATTATCCATGATTTGACGCAGTGGGAAGCCGAAACCTACAGAAAAAAAATTTCATTGTAA
- a CDS encoding glycosyltransferase family 4 protein: MAFSKKIATVTIVTRSYIPFARVLLDSIRKNYPDMSLYVILLDTLNGDCSCGDEVEVIPAVELGIPELDNMLERYTNTEMCVALKPFAVREIFRRSHDEIEGVIYMDSDIYVVSPMEELEEIVNDGVEIVLTPHLSRPSIDGRTSDLTMLKCGAYNMGFAYFANTTSSRAILDWWAHWLVHFCYEDFTAGLFGDQKWMDLLPCFLDNFKILRHDGYNVAYWNIDQRPATRRGAQWFASDVPLRFLHFSCPAIEPEPMFSKNLDRYHAEDIGELSLIVADYARRIVKAGLHEYSALPCGLRRTCLTRIDPRGNRVIALTSRDVRPMSKSVKVLCLMLLFPLACVMQIKSMQPRRTLQKIKAFGKSFLGSALFSPEDSYQWLQRQNAIIRFLTEKPFLLAVYLRRKARSIPALAGDIRKWGLSSIFAFGQECLGTIPVSPRGILVTDARVPHHDMIAADLTTFNLLKDLVSFGYTVTFLPWGAPWPDRYANDLRRLGVILDYVPEQHGSSADYVKKFGHRFSKFYLQPMGLASELVPIIRSVSPKAKIIFHAADICFVREQREAELAHDKKMLKAAAATKKTELDLIRKVDHLVVISDREKEFITAEIGNSTPISSFTCLYSKCVERPQPFENRTGVIFIGVFGHRPNVDAVLWFAKEVWPLVREHAPDMLFHVVGNYAPPEIQELHGKDGIIIEGFVENLDPLLSSVRIAVAPLRYGAGIKGKIGTTMGAGIPNVCTSIATEGMGIHAGEQALVADEPADFAAAVLQLHADPELWKKLSQAGQDLVKNQFSVEAGTRQFEQVLREAGLWIDKEAGDA, encoded by the coding sequence ATGGCGTTCAGCAAAAAAATTGCGACAGTAACTATTGTTACACGCTCATATATTCCTTTCGCGCGTGTTCTACTCGACTCTATAAGAAAAAACTATCCAGACATGTCTCTTTACGTGATCTTGCTGGATACGTTGAATGGAGATTGTTCTTGTGGCGATGAGGTGGAAGTCATTCCAGCGGTGGAGCTTGGCATTCCCGAATTAGACAATATGCTGGAGCGCTATACCAACACTGAAATGTGCGTGGCGCTGAAACCCTTTGCAGTCAGAGAAATCTTTCGCCGTTCTCATGACGAAATCGAAGGTGTAATCTATATGGATAGCGACATTTATGTCGTTTCCCCTATGGAAGAACTTGAAGAGATTGTCAATGACGGAGTGGAAATTGTGCTGACGCCGCATTTAAGCAGGCCCAGTATCGATGGGAGGACATCTGATCTGACCATGCTCAAATGTGGCGCTTATAATATGGGGTTTGCTTATTTTGCCAACACAACTTCAAGTCGCGCCATATTGGATTGGTGGGCGCACTGGTTAGTCCATTTTTGCTATGAAGACTTTACCGCCGGTTTGTTTGGCGATCAGAAATGGATGGATCTGCTTCCATGTTTTTTAGATAATTTCAAAATCCTCCGCCATGATGGCTACAATGTTGCGTATTGGAACATTGATCAGCGTCCGGCAACACGCCGCGGCGCGCAATGGTTTGCGTCTGACGTTCCGTTGCGGTTTCTGCATTTCAGTTGCCCGGCAATTGAGCCGGAACCCATGTTTTCAAAAAATCTGGACAGATATCACGCTGAGGATATCGGTGAATTGTCGTTAATAGTCGCTGACTACGCCCGCCGGATTGTCAAGGCCGGGCTGCATGAGTATTCGGCATTGCCTTGCGGTTTGCGCAGAACCTGTTTGACCCGCATTGATCCGCGCGGGAATCGTGTCATCGCCCTGACGTCGCGTGATGTTCGGCCTATGTCAAAAAGTGTAAAAGTGCTGTGCCTGATGTTGCTCTTTCCACTGGCCTGCGTCATGCAGATAAAAAGCATGCAACCCAGGCGGACGCTGCAAAAGATAAAAGCTTTTGGGAAATCATTCCTGGGTTCTGCCTTGTTTTCTCCTGAAGACAGCTATCAGTGGTTACAGCGGCAGAATGCCATTATCAGGTTTCTGACGGAAAAGCCTTTTCTTTTAGCCGTGTATTTACGGCGTAAGGCGCGGTCAATTCCGGCTCTGGCCGGCGACATCAGAAAATGGGGGTTATCCAGTATTTTTGCGTTCGGTCAGGAATGCTTGGGGACCATTCCCGTATCACCACGTGGGATTCTTGTGACGGACGCCAGAGTTCCCCATCATGATATGATTGCGGCAGATCTGACAACCTTTAATCTGCTGAAGGATCTGGTTTCATTCGGCTATACCGTGACGTTCCTGCCCTGGGGGGCGCCCTGGCCGGATCGCTATGCCAATGACCTGCGGCGACTGGGAGTTATTCTGGATTATGTACCGGAACAGCATGGCAGTAGCGCGGATTATGTGAAAAAATTCGGCCATCGTTTCTCCAAATTTTATTTGCAGCCAATGGGGCTGGCATCGGAACTTGTTCCGATAATCAGATCTGTGTCACCCAAGGCAAAGATCATATTTCACGCTGCGGATATCTGCTTTGTCCGTGAACAGCGCGAAGCCGAGCTCGCGCACGACAAAAAAATGCTGAAAGCGGCCGCCGCCACAAAAAAAACCGAGCTGGATTTAATTCGCAAAGTGGATCACCTCGTCGTTATCAGCGACAGGGAAAAAGAATTTATCACAGCGGAAATAGGCAATTCCACGCCGATTTCCTCCTTCACATGTCTTTACTCCAAGTGCGTGGAACGGCCTCAGCCTTTTGAGAACAGAACCGGGGTTATTTTTATAGGTGTGTTCGGGCATCGGCCCAATGTTGACGCTGTTCTCTGGTTTGCCAAGGAAGTTTGGCCACTGGTAAGAGAACATGCGCCGGACATGCTCTTCCATGTCGTCGGCAACTACGCACCGCCTGAAATTCAGGAGTTGCATGGTAAGGACGGCATCATTATCGAAGGTTTTGTTGAAAACCTTGACCCGTTATTGAGCTCGGTTCGTATTGCAGTGGCTCCTTTACGCTACGGCGCGGGCATCAAGGGGAAAATCGGCACAACCATGGGAGCCGGCATTCCCAATGTATGCACCAGCATTGCAACTGAAGGCATGGGCATACACGCTGGCGAGCAGGCGCTTGTGGCTGACGAACCCGCGGATTTTGCCGCGGCGGTGCTGCAATTGCATGCTGATCCGGAGCTCTGGAAAAAGCTCTCACAGGCGGGACAGGATCTGGTTAAAAACCAGTTCAGCGTAGAAGCGGGAACAAGGCAGTTTGAGCAGGTTTTACGTGAAGCGGGATTGTGGATTGATAAGGAGGCGGGAGATGCTTGA
- a CDS encoding class I SAM-dependent methyltransferase — translation MLEQNFEKTTDIGKPDRSASGFQFPMKYPNLSEEKLFELRNIITKRGSASQTKTAYQDAVLFFIRSNAFRGDNVVEVGCYKGGLTVQYAYLCQQLGKKLHVIDYDKELLEETKKLVYELGYGNVASFYNMDYESFVSSESFPQNTIATIIDADHSYAGCLKDCNTLKKVLPSMYGVIFHDFTLRYTTWDGVGVDKAIYEVFGQHVRLYPIGFQSVCSETPTPEGAYLESNEGVIMVVPWQPADVFAQKEPPSKLRQWLVRTPILGPLLAKCCNMTDK, via the coding sequence ATGCTTGAGCAGAATTTTGAGAAGACGACTGATATCGGCAAGCCTGACAGATCAGCGTCCGGCTTTCAATTCCCAATGAAATATCCAAATTTATCCGAGGAAAAGCTGTTTGAACTCAGAAATATTATTACGAAAAGAGGATCAGCATCCCAGACAAAGACAGCTTACCAGGATGCGGTTTTATTTTTTATAAGGTCTAACGCCTTCCGTGGGGACAATGTGGTAGAAGTCGGCTGTTACAAAGGCGGCTTGACTGTTCAATACGCGTATTTATGCCAGCAGCTTGGTAAAAAGCTGCATGTTATTGATTATGATAAGGAACTTTTGGAAGAAACCAAAAAATTGGTCTATGAATTGGGATATGGCAATGTAGCTTCCTTTTACAACATGGATTATGAAAGTTTTGTGTCTTCAGAGTCATTTCCACAAAATACAATTGCAACAATTATTGATGCAGATCATAGCTACGCTGGCTGTCTCAAAGATTGCAATACCTTGAAAAAAGTCCTGCCTTCCATGTATGGCGTTATCTTTCATGATTTTACCTTACGCTATACTACTTGGGACGGCGTTGGAGTTGACAAGGCCATTTACGAAGTTTTTGGACAGCATGTTAGGCTTTATCCAATCGGTTTTCAGTCCGTTTGCTCAGAAACCCCCACCCCGGAGGGGGCCTATCTTGAGAGCAATGAGGGCGTTATTATGGTTGTGCCTTGGCAGCCTGCCGATGTTTTTGCGCAGAAAGAACCACCCTCCAAACTTCGGCAATGGCTTGTCAGAACGCCAATTTTGGGCCCCTTGCTCGCCAAATGCTGCAATATGACAGATAAATAA
- a CDS encoding NAD-dependent epimerase/dehydratase family protein — protein MAIYVNGMGGGIGRALWPALAALDAKRISGSPGKGQLTCNLQNLSDSDGDWFCPGDVFIFPAAWSKPDQCRKDPQGAWLVNVENTGRLIEKALEKKTTVIFFSSDTVYGQQKCTLDENSQLLATEEYGKMKAAIERRFSSATGFCALRLSYVTSFWDGVTRYFIDCAKTRKVAEVFEGYERNMVWIDDVIAATCALTAMGCRGEVLPRAVNVGGAECISRRQMAEAFANAVDDSLQYREVAAPDNFFSSRPRRIALDVSLLTSILQRSPSSLGEAYRKHKGALHD, from the coding sequence ATGGCCATATATGTAAACGGAATGGGCGGCGGGATTGGCCGGGCGTTGTGGCCGGCTCTTGCCGCCCTGGACGCCAAACGGATATCAGGTTCACCCGGCAAGGGACAACTGACCTGTAATTTGCAAAACCTGTCGGACTCTGACGGCGATTGGTTTTGCCCCGGTGATGTCTTCATTTTTCCGGCGGCGTGGTCAAAACCCGATCAATGTCGCAAAGATCCACAGGGAGCATGGCTGGTTAATGTTGAAAACACAGGCCGCCTGATTGAAAAAGCTCTGGAGAAAAAAACGACAGTCATTTTTTTCTCGTCAGATACGGTGTACGGACAACAAAAATGCACTCTGGACGAAAATTCGCAACTGCTTGCTACTGAAGAATATGGCAAGATGAAGGCGGCGATTGAGCGGCGCTTCTCTTCCGCAACAGGTTTTTGCGCCTTAAGGCTGTCATATGTCACCTCTTTTTGGGATGGTGTAACCCGTTATTTCATTGATTGTGCGAAAACCAGGAAAGTGGCGGAAGTTTTTGAAGGATATGAGCGTAATATGGTGTGGATTGACGACGTTATTGCGGCTACCTGCGCCTTGACCGCAATGGGATGCCGGGGTGAAGTTTTGCCTCGAGCCGTAAATGTGGGCGGGGCGGAGTGTATTTCCCGGAGGCAAATGGCCGAGGCCTTTGCCAACGCCGTTGATGACTCACTGCAGTATAGGGAAGTGGCTGCTCCGGATAATTTTTTTTCGTCGCGCCCGCGCAGAATTGCACTTGATGTCTCGCTTTTGACTTCTATATTGCAGCGTTCTCCGAGTTCGCTGGGAGAAGCTTACAGAAAGCACAAAGGAGCTTTGCATGATTAG
- a CDS encoding GDP-mannose 4,6-dehydratase produces MIRKRAFITGITGMVGSHLLDFLIKNTDWDIYGLLRWRSPLENIHDHLGRINQKDRIFLLYGDLNDPMSLQKAVADAQPDYVFHLAAQSFPRTSFDAPLETLHTNILGTTSLLEAIRHTPGCSPVIHVCASSEVFGRVPKEKLPINEECTFHPASPYAISKVGTDLVGRYYAEAYGMMVMTTRMFTHTGPRRGDVFAESTFAKQIALIEAGLIPPVVKTGNLNSLRTWADVRDAVRAYYMLVTVNPVCGAYYNIGGTHVCSVKDMLQTLLSFSTVKNIAVETDNDRLRPIDADLQVPDTSKFTSHTGWKPEIPFEQTMMDLLDYWRERVRILGATLVR; encoded by the coding sequence ATGATTAGGAAACGTGCATTTATCACCGGTATAACGGGAATGGTGGGATCGCACCTCCTTGATTTTCTTATCAAGAATACAGATTGGGATATCTATGGCCTTCTGCGTTGGCGCAGCCCGCTGGAGAATATTCATGACCACCTGGGCAGAATCAACCAGAAAGACAGAATTTTTTTGCTGTACGGTGATTTGAACGATCCCATGTCGTTGCAAAAAGCCGTCGCTGATGCACAACCGGATTATGTATTTCACCTGGCCGCGCAAAGTTTTCCTCGTACCAGTTTTGATGCGCCTCTTGAAACTCTGCACACGAATATTCTTGGTACCACAAGCCTTCTGGAAGCGATTCGGCACACTCCCGGCTGCTCCCCGGTCATACACGTGTGCGCTTCTTCGGAGGTGTTTGGTCGAGTCCCCAAGGAAAAATTGCCGATCAATGAGGAATGCACATTCCATCCCGCCTCCCCATATGCCATTTCCAAAGTTGGGACTGACCTGGTTGGGCGTTATTACGCGGAAGCTTATGGCATGATGGTTATGACTACCCGCATGTTCACCCACACCGGCCCCCGTCGGGGCGACGTGTTTGCCGAATCCACGTTTGCCAAACAGATCGCACTCATTGAAGCGGGCCTGATTCCCCCTGTAGTAAAAACAGGCAACCTGAATTCACTTCGTACATGGGCTGACGTTAGAGATGCGGTGCGCGCCTACTACATGCTGGTGACTGTCAATCCTGTTTGTGGAGCTTATTACAACATCGGTGGTACGCATGTCTGCTCTGTAAAGGATATGCTGCAAACGCTGCTGAGTTTTTCAACTGTCAAGAATATTGCGGTGGAAACGGACAATGATCGTTTGCGTCCCATTGACGCGGATCTTCAGGTTCCCGATACGTCAAAATTTACCAGCCATACAGGCTGGAAACCTGAAATTCCATTTGAACAAACGATGATGGACTTGCTTGATTATTGGCGTGAACGTGTCCGGATTTTGGGCGCAACGCTTGTGCGATAA
- a CDS encoding NTP transferase domain-containing protein encodes MSTDAAQWQLVIPMSGFGERFRAAGYTVPKPLIPVEGKPIIEHIIGMYPGIKNVLFICNQDHLDEPRYRMREILDSICPTARVAGIAPHKLGPVYAVSRAYDMLDENAPTIVNYCDFSCVWDWDAFRRFAAETNCDGVVMCYTGFHPHMLHSTNYAYVRTENKNKVLQIQEKQPFTDAPMHEFASSGAYYFCNARLMREAFEETRQREDLRLKGEYYVSLAYRPLLEKGKDIRVFEIDKFRQWGTPADLGEYQCHMRYKVAEAAGFSAPRQKGTLLLPLAGMGSRFAKENYTLPKPLIPVNGRPMVLQAWRALPRADENRFVLRRDMPGAEALVAMLRREVPGARIILLDAPTDGQARTCLLGLDGVNMNAPLTIGACDNGLAYNPDGFAGLMNNAEVDFIVWTMRGYPGAARHPEMYGWVKADTNGNVTGVSVKKALSRPDADPAVTGAFTFKKASDFVHAAERMISRNHRVNGEFYVDECINDALELGLRGAVFDVEAYLCWGTPDDLRTYEYWR; translated from the coding sequence ATGAGCACAGATGCGGCGCAATGGCAGCTTGTTATTCCAATGTCCGGCTTCGGGGAACGGTTCCGGGCTGCCGGCTATACAGTTCCCAAACCTCTTATTCCGGTTGAGGGAAAGCCGATCATCGAGCATATAATCGGCATGTACCCAGGCATTAAAAATGTGCTGTTCATCTGTAATCAGGATCACCTTGACGAGCCGCGCTATCGAATGCGGGAAATTCTTGATTCCATTTGCCCCACTGCGCGCGTCGCCGGCATCGCGCCGCACAAGCTGGGGCCGGTTTATGCGGTGTCCAGAGCATATGACATGCTGGATGAAAATGCCCCGACCATCGTGAATTACTGCGACTTTTCCTGTGTATGGGACTGGGACGCCTTCCGGCGCTTTGCTGCCGAAACCAATTGTGACGGGGTTGTCATGTGCTATACGGGTTTTCACCCGCACATGCTGCACAGCACCAATTATGCCTACGTGCGAACCGAAAACAAAAACAAGGTGTTGCAGATACAGGAAAAACAGCCTTTTACCGACGCTCCCATGCATGAATTCGCCTCCAGCGGCGCCTACTACTTTTGTAACGCGCGGCTGATGCGAGAGGCTTTTGAAGAAACACGGCAACGCGAAGATTTGCGCCTCAAGGGCGAATATTATGTCAGCCTGGCTTATCGCCCGTTGCTTGAGAAGGGCAAAGACATCCGTGTGTTTGAAATTGACAAGTTCCGCCAATGGGGAACCCCAGCTGATCTTGGCGAATACCAGTGTCACATGCGGTATAAAGTTGCTGAAGCCGCGGGATTTTCCGCTCCACGGCAGAAGGGCACGCTGCTGCTGCCTCTCGCAGGCATGGGGAGCCGTTTTGCAAAAGAAAACTACACGCTGCCCAAGCCTCTTATTCCGGTCAATGGGCGCCCCATGGTGCTGCAAGCCTGGCGGGCTCTTCCACGCGCGGATGAAAATCGTTTCGTCCTGCGCAGGGACATGCCCGGCGCGGAGGCGCTTGTGGCAATGCTGCGCAGGGAAGTCCCGGGCGCGCGAATTATCCTCCTCGACGCTCCCACAGACGGCCAGGCCCGGACCTGCCTGCTGGGGCTGGATGGCGTGAACATGAATGCCCCTCTTACCATCGGCGCATGCGACAACGGACTGGCATACAACCCGGACGGATTTGCCGGCCTCATGAACAACGCCGAAGTCGATTTCATCGTCTGGACGATGCGCGGTTACCCCGGAGCAGCACGGCATCCGGAGATGTACGGATGGGTAAAGGCTGACACGAACGGCAACGTCACGGGTGTTTCAGTGAAGAAAGCGCTTTCCCGGCCAGATGCTGATCCCGCGGTCACAGGCGCTTTTACCTTCAAAAAGGCCTCGGATTTCGTTCACGCGGCGGAGCGCATGATTTCCCGAAACCACCGTGTCAATGGTGAGTTTTATGTGGATGAATGTATCAATGACGCGCTGGAGTTGGGTTTGAGGGGTGCGGTGTTTGATGTGGAAGCGTATCTGTGCTGGGGAACACCTGATGATCTGCGAACATATGAATACTGGCGCTAA